The following proteins come from a genomic window of Proteinivorax hydrogeniformans:
- a CDS encoding septal ring lytic transglycosylase RlpA family protein encodes MSKVKTLLLSGTLAVTTAVATSSMSVGQQEVTILTEEGPVTLKTSETKVKNIVNEANITLSEKHKVYPSLDEQLKTDYIAIKEGSKVKIFVDGQVKETISWALNVEELLKEQDITLNDEDIIAVPLDKELKDINNIEITRVDRKVVTESKNIPYQSEMYIDRSLPPGSSRTVIAGKKGVKEVTYEIVYHDGEEKERTVLEKEVVTQPKDAKVYANQRNMVASRGGSSNSAGYVGVASWYGSKFHGNGTASGETYDKNALTAAHRYLPFGTRVQVTFLQTGRSVVVRINDRGPFADNRIIDLSEAAAKEIGLRPHGVGRVEIKILD; translated from the coding sequence ATGTCTAAAGTAAAAACCCTGTTATTAAGTGGGACCCTTGCAGTTACTACTGCCGTTGCAACAAGCTCTATGTCTGTTGGACAACAGGAGGTTACTATTTTAACAGAAGAAGGACCCGTTACCTTGAAGACTAGTGAAACCAAGGTGAAGAATATCGTTAATGAAGCAAATATAACTTTAAGTGAAAAACATAAGGTTTATCCGTCGTTGGATGAACAGTTAAAAACCGACTATATAGCGATTAAAGAGGGTTCAAAAGTAAAAATTTTTGTGGACGGGCAAGTAAAAGAAACAATAAGCTGGGCACTTAATGTAGAGGAGCTACTAAAAGAACAAGATATAACTTTAAATGATGAAGATATTATAGCAGTTCCGCTAGATAAAGAATTAAAAGATATAAATAACATAGAGATTACTAGAGTTGATAGGAAGGTAGTTACTGAATCTAAAAACATCCCTTACCAGTCGGAAATGTATATTGATAGGAGTTTGCCACCAGGTTCAAGTAGAACTGTCATAGCTGGCAAAAAAGGGGTTAAAGAAGTAACTTATGAAATCGTTTATCATGATGGAGAGGAAAAAGAGCGAACTGTTCTAGAAAAAGAGGTAGTTACCCAACCTAAGGATGCAAAAGTTTATGCAAATCAACGGAACATGGTTGCATCTAGGGGAGGATCAAGTAATTCAGCTGGTTATGTTGGAGTTGCGTCTTGGTATGGTTCTAAATTTCATGGCAATGGTACTGCAAGTGGCGAGACATATGATAAAAATGCCTTGACTGCTGCTCATCGTTATCTTCCTTTTGGAACTAGAGTACAGGTTACGTTCTTACAGACCGGTCGTAGCGTAGTCGTCAGAATAAATGATAGAGGACCCTTTGCTGATAATAGAATAATTGACTTATCAGAAGCTGCTGCTAAGGAAATTGGACTTCGCCCTCATGGAGTTGGTAGAGTGGAAATTAAAATACTAGATTAA